Proteins from one Drosophila gunungcola strain Sukarami chromosome 3R, Dgunungcola_SK_2, whole genome shotgun sequence genomic window:
- the LOC128252970 gene encoding uncharacterized protein LOC128252970 isoform X1, with the protein MRIPKGRLSDWLLSLAFVSSLLPLSQATGGAPQAAQINRNSRSSHNTTDSELSASERSRRLIPYMAFYLPAPELPINQQYATKHSSSAGGAQLQAPPPGPGRIPVPVAYMPQQKHHPHHHGPPHPPPVPHYQTGAGEVYHSLAIGGHQHQHPHAPPHPPPGHVKEQQAITDSGATFIAYKPLNPTHKHKTVQHFPPLPPSPKEQLQHPLQPQLQQHHLLLHHQQQQQQQQPLQFEILSSQPQRQRAKQSKINLTPFTAQNTLPGQFIPIIYTPVSSEPGSSNAINYNNIQSNLKKPEIVYKNSHQTQIVTDYAGAAVVASAEQPSSSSSSDEELKDEAKGDEQQQQQHRSEDHGSQEEAVAEQQHQQVQNNPSIGYASVSVPDSSAVTATTSSKNALIIHQKSPTFGHVSKYESYFNMAPPTTSVGHHPHQQHPHMTPQEKYVLYLQQRMKHHKQQQQQHLQLQQQNYDFSHPVVPAQSNTLAGSHHPQQHTHLHPHQPTRQQSHHHPQTKTLHPNKYDALYVRPDATAGQQVLHIPLRALMAHVQEQSLSQSQLQSESQAQSPRHEFAKDEPLGSPAPPQFIDYLIDGPRQSLDEEQQQQQHQQQQHHSQHELPSAHQPPQHAYILVTTTAPHIEHQPAPQLHPEISTPRPPILYNHQPTLRLQPVHNYKATRRPIYVTTPSPAGPSIPSHTVEITPKYVYVSGKPPSAQSQELPVREPSTVTPIKLKPVFKYVHERPPLKPAYIPEDEDQLPDIRTSSLAEILHKLQASNHLPQTLTPDNIDNSIKTLIRILQNLKQTQTIVANPPQHHDEHKPSSHDYDYNEEEHHSSSTGSEEANEAVAKAKGPNKHPGPSTGRPGVDYPNYAEIPQTSFECTKQRYKGFFGDPETNCQVWHYCDLNGGKASFLCPHGTIFSQIALTCDWWFNVKCSTTAQLYVLNERLYKYILPFNPKFPEDYNGPIVDKYLAMKFQEMEEKMRQEKQRKATQQAEKPIDPTSTPSLPKNHKPEPKHGSGINAQVYEQSSERNLLIDDEIDDISERGTYDTYEQSAPTTIMAPTSTQDTQSYVLKPIVVSSTPQPQPEVDFEVEPTAPESSEEEDKLQNLKDTKDAEKTGRETTKVSVEKLEVIEIKTDGNTGQLMPIKDTSK; encoded by the exons ATGCGGATCCCCAAGGGAAGATTGAGCGACTGGCTTCTGTCATTGGCATTTG TATCCAGCCTGCTGCCCTTAAGCCAAGCCACTGGTGGTGCCCCCCAAGCCGCCCAAATCAATAGAAACTCCCGAAGCAGCCACAATACCACCGACTCTGAACTGAGTGCCTCGGAGCGAAGTCGACGACTGATACCCTACATGGCCTTCTATCTGCCCGCCCCCGAGTTGCCCATCAATCAGCAGTATGCGACCAAGCACTCGTCGTCGGCTGGCGGGGCACAGCTGCAGGCACCGCCGCCAGGACCTGGAAGGATACCAGTGCCGGTGGCCTACATGCCGCAGCAGAAGCACCATCCGCACCACCACGGACCACCGCATCCGCCACCGGTGCCGCACTATCAGACGGGCGCGGGCGAAGTGTACCACTCCCTGGCGATTGGAGGCCACCAGCATCAGCATCCCCATGCGCCACCGCATCCGCCACCTGGTCATGTCAAGGAGCAGCAGGCCATAACCGATTCGGGTGCCACTTTTATTGCCTATAAGCCATTAAACCCGACGCACAAG CACAAGACGGTGCAGCATTttccgccgctgccgccgtcgccaaaggagcaactgcagcatCCACTGCAACCACAACTACAGCAACACCACCTCCTTCttcaccaccagcagcagcagcagcagcagcaaccactGCAATTCGAGATACTATCATCTCAGCCGCAGCGCCAGCGAGccaaacaatcaaaaatcaatttaacgCCATTTACAGCGCAGAACACATTGCCGGGACAGTTTATACCCATTATTTATACGCCAGTGAGCAGTGAACCGGGCTCCTCCAATGCAATCAATTACAACAACATCCAAAGCAACCTGAAGAAGCCAGAGATTGTCTACAAAAATTCCCATCAAACACAAATAGTTACGGATTATGCAGGCGCCGCAGTTGTTGCCTCAGCCGAACAGccttcatcatcatcgtcatccgACGAGGAGTTGAAAGATGAGGCAAAGGGagatgagcagcagcagcagcagcatcggTCGGAGGATCATGGATCCCAAGAGGAGGCGGTGGCggagcagcaacaccagcaagtGCAAAACAATCCAAG CATTGGCTACGCTTCCGTCTCGGTTCCCGATTCGAGCGCAGTTACCGCCACCACATCCTCCAAAAACGCATTGATAATTCATCAAAAGTCGCCGACATTCGGGCATGTAAGTAAATACGAAAGTTACTTCAACATGGCCCCGCCCACGACCAGTGTTGGCCATCATCCTCATCAGCAGCATCCGCACATGACGCCGCAGGAGAAATATGTGCTTTACTTACAACAGCGCATGAAGCACCataaacagcaacagcaacagcatctgcagctgcagcagcagaacTACGACTTTTCACATCCGGTGGTGCCAGCACAAAGCAATACACTGGCCGGCAGCCACCATCCACAACAACACACCCATCTGCATCCCCATCAGCCGACACGCCAGCAATCACACCATCACCCCCAGACCAAGACCCTTCATCCGAACAAGTACGATGCCCTGTACGTAAGACCGGATGCGACTGCTGGCCAACAGGTGCTGCACATCCCGCTGCGTGCCCTGATGGCCCACGTGCAAGAGCAGTCGCTATCCCAGTCCCAGTTGCAATCGGAATCGCAGGCACAGTCGCCGCGACACGAGTTCGCCAAGGATGAGCCGCTCGG TTCCCCAGCACCGCCGCAGTTTATTGATTATCTGATAGATGGACCAAGACAATCGCTGGatgaggagcagcagcagcagcagcatcagcagcagcagcaccactcGCAGCATGAACTTCCTTCGGCGCATCAACCGCCGCAGCATGCTTACATCCTGGTGACCACAACCGCCCCACATATCGAGCACCAGCCGGCGCCACAGCTACATCCAGAAATTTCAACACCGCGCCCACCGATTCTCTATAACCATCAGCCCACGCTTCGATTGCAGCCAGTGCATAATTACAAGGCCACCAGGCGTCCCATTTACGTGACCACGCCGTCGCCAGCAGGCCCTTCCATCCCAAGTCACACGGTAGAGATTACGCCGAAATATGTGTACGTTTCCGGAAAGCCGCCGAGTGCTCAAAGCCAAGAGTTACCGGTTAGGGAACCATCTACGGTAACGCCTATTAAACTAAAACCAGTTTTCAAATACGTCCATGAGCGCCCTCCATTAAAGCCAGCATATATCCCAGAAGATGAGGATCAGCTACCTGATATACGCACCTCATCGCTGGCCGAAATTCTTCATAAGCTTCAGGCCAGCAATCATCTACCACAAACCTTAACACCCGACAATATCGACAACTCCATCAAAACACTTATTCGCATTCTGCAAAACCTTAAGCAAACCCAAACCATTGTGGCAAATCCTCCGCAGCATCACGATGAGCACAAGCCCAGTTCCCATGACTACGATTATAATGAAGAGGAACACCACTCTTCATCCACTGGATCCGAGGAGGCTAATGAGGCGGTTGCTAAGGCCAAGGGACCAA ATAAACATCCCGGACCAAGTACTGGAAGACCTGGCGTTGATTATCCCAACTACGCGGAGATCCCTCAGACCAGTTTCGAATGCACCAAGCAACGTTACAAGGGATTCTTCGGTGATCCGGAGACAAATTGCCAGGTTTGGCATTATTGCGATCTCAATGGAGGAAAGGCATCGTTTCTGTGTCCTCATGGCACCATATTTAGTCAG ATTGCTTTGACCTGCGACTGGTGGTTCAATGTGAAATGTTCTACGACTGCGCAACTTTATGTGCTTAACGAGCGACTATACAAGTACATTCTGCCTTTTAATCCCAAGTTTCCCGAGGACTACAATGGGCCCATTGTGGATAA GTACCTGGCCATGAAATTCCAGGAAATGGAGGAAAAGATGCGTCAGGAGAAACAACGCAAGGCTACACAGCAGGCGGAGAAACCCATAGATCCTACATCCACTCCTTCGCTGCCCAAAAATCACAAGCCCGAACCAAAGCATGGTAGTGGAATTAATGCCCAGGTTTATGAGCAAAGCTCCGAGAGAAATTTGCTTATCGATGATGAAATAGACGACATATCAGAGCGAGGAACCTACGACACATACGAACAATCAGCACCCACAACAATAATGGCACCCACGAGCACGCAGGACACCCAATCCTATGTCCTCAAACCTATCGTAGTGTCCTCCACTCCACAACCACAGCCAGAGGTTGACTTCGAAGTGGAACCAACCGCTCCGGAAAGCAGTGAAGAGGAGGATAAGCTGCAAAATTTGAAGGACACAAAGGACGCTGAGAAAACAGGGCGGGAAACCACCAAAGTAAGCGTTGAAAAGCTGGAGGTGATTGAGATTAAAACGGATGGAAATACTGGACAACTGATGCCCATCAAGGATACTAGCAAATGA
- the LOC128252970 gene encoding bromodomain-containing protein 4 isoform X2 produces MRIPKGRLSDWLLSLAFVSSLLPLSQATGGAPQAAQINRNSRSSHNTTDSELSASERSRRLIPYMAFYLPAPELPINQQYATKHSSSAGGAQLQAPPPGPGRIPVPVAYMPQQKHHPHHHGPPHPPPVPHYQTGAGEVYHSLAIGGHQHQHPHAPPHPPPGHVKEQQAITDSGATFIAYKPLNPTHKHKTVQHFPPLPPSPKEQLQHPLQPQLQQHHLLLHHQQQQQQQQPLQFEILSSQPQRQRAKQSKINLTPFTAQNTLPGQFIPIIYTPVSSEPGSSNAINYNNIQSNLKKPEIVYKNSHQTQIVTDYAGAAVVASAEQPSSSSSSDEELKDEAKGDEQQQQQHRSEDHGSQEEAVAEQQHQQVQNNPSSPAPPQFIDYLIDGPRQSLDEEQQQQQHQQQQHHSQHELPSAHQPPQHAYILVTTTAPHIEHQPAPQLHPEISTPRPPILYNHQPTLRLQPVHNYKATRRPIYVTTPSPAGPSIPSHTVEITPKYVYVSGKPPSAQSQELPVREPSTVTPIKLKPVFKYVHERPPLKPAYIPEDEDQLPDIRTSSLAEILHKLQASNHLPQTLTPDNIDNSIKTLIRILQNLKQTQTIVANPPQHHDEHKPSSHDYDYNEEEHHSSSTGSEEANEAVAKAKGPNKHPGPSTGRPGVDYPNYAEIPQTSFECTKQRYKGFFGDPETNCQVWHYCDLNGGKASFLCPHGTIFSQIALTCDWWFNVKCSTTAQLYVLNERLYKYILPFNPKFPEDYNGPIVDKYLAMKFQEMEEKMRQEKQRKATQQAEKPIDPTSTPSLPKNHKPEPKHGSGINAQVYEQSSERNLLIDDEIDDISERGTYDTYEQSAPTTIMAPTSTQDTQSYVLKPIVVSSTPQPQPEVDFEVEPTAPESSEEEDKLQNLKDTKDAEKTGRETTKVSVEKLEVIEIKTDGNTGQLMPIKDTSK; encoded by the exons ATGCGGATCCCCAAGGGAAGATTGAGCGACTGGCTTCTGTCATTGGCATTTG TATCCAGCCTGCTGCCCTTAAGCCAAGCCACTGGTGGTGCCCCCCAAGCCGCCCAAATCAATAGAAACTCCCGAAGCAGCCACAATACCACCGACTCTGAACTGAGTGCCTCGGAGCGAAGTCGACGACTGATACCCTACATGGCCTTCTATCTGCCCGCCCCCGAGTTGCCCATCAATCAGCAGTATGCGACCAAGCACTCGTCGTCGGCTGGCGGGGCACAGCTGCAGGCACCGCCGCCAGGACCTGGAAGGATACCAGTGCCGGTGGCCTACATGCCGCAGCAGAAGCACCATCCGCACCACCACGGACCACCGCATCCGCCACCGGTGCCGCACTATCAGACGGGCGCGGGCGAAGTGTACCACTCCCTGGCGATTGGAGGCCACCAGCATCAGCATCCCCATGCGCCACCGCATCCGCCACCTGGTCATGTCAAGGAGCAGCAGGCCATAACCGATTCGGGTGCCACTTTTATTGCCTATAAGCCATTAAACCCGACGCACAAG CACAAGACGGTGCAGCATTttccgccgctgccgccgtcgccaaaggagcaactgcagcatCCACTGCAACCACAACTACAGCAACACCACCTCCTTCttcaccaccagcagcagcagcagcagcagcaaccactGCAATTCGAGATACTATCATCTCAGCCGCAGCGCCAGCGAGccaaacaatcaaaaatcaatttaacgCCATTTACAGCGCAGAACACATTGCCGGGACAGTTTATACCCATTATTTATACGCCAGTGAGCAGTGAACCGGGCTCCTCCAATGCAATCAATTACAACAACATCCAAAGCAACCTGAAGAAGCCAGAGATTGTCTACAAAAATTCCCATCAAACACAAATAGTTACGGATTATGCAGGCGCCGCAGTTGTTGCCTCAGCCGAACAGccttcatcatcatcgtcatccgACGAGGAGTTGAAAGATGAGGCAAAGGGagatgagcagcagcagcagcagcatcggTCGGAGGATCATGGATCCCAAGAGGAGGCGGTGGCggagcagcaacaccagcaagtGCAAAACAATCCAAG TTCCCCAGCACCGCCGCAGTTTATTGATTATCTGATAGATGGACCAAGACAATCGCTGGatgaggagcagcagcagcagcagcatcagcagcagcagcaccactcGCAGCATGAACTTCCTTCGGCGCATCAACCGCCGCAGCATGCTTACATCCTGGTGACCACAACCGCCCCACATATCGAGCACCAGCCGGCGCCACAGCTACATCCAGAAATTTCAACACCGCGCCCACCGATTCTCTATAACCATCAGCCCACGCTTCGATTGCAGCCAGTGCATAATTACAAGGCCACCAGGCGTCCCATTTACGTGACCACGCCGTCGCCAGCAGGCCCTTCCATCCCAAGTCACACGGTAGAGATTACGCCGAAATATGTGTACGTTTCCGGAAAGCCGCCGAGTGCTCAAAGCCAAGAGTTACCGGTTAGGGAACCATCTACGGTAACGCCTATTAAACTAAAACCAGTTTTCAAATACGTCCATGAGCGCCCTCCATTAAAGCCAGCATATATCCCAGAAGATGAGGATCAGCTACCTGATATACGCACCTCATCGCTGGCCGAAATTCTTCATAAGCTTCAGGCCAGCAATCATCTACCACAAACCTTAACACCCGACAATATCGACAACTCCATCAAAACACTTATTCGCATTCTGCAAAACCTTAAGCAAACCCAAACCATTGTGGCAAATCCTCCGCAGCATCACGATGAGCACAAGCCCAGTTCCCATGACTACGATTATAATGAAGAGGAACACCACTCTTCATCCACTGGATCCGAGGAGGCTAATGAGGCGGTTGCTAAGGCCAAGGGACCAA ATAAACATCCCGGACCAAGTACTGGAAGACCTGGCGTTGATTATCCCAACTACGCGGAGATCCCTCAGACCAGTTTCGAATGCACCAAGCAACGTTACAAGGGATTCTTCGGTGATCCGGAGACAAATTGCCAGGTTTGGCATTATTGCGATCTCAATGGAGGAAAGGCATCGTTTCTGTGTCCTCATGGCACCATATTTAGTCAG ATTGCTTTGACCTGCGACTGGTGGTTCAATGTGAAATGTTCTACGACTGCGCAACTTTATGTGCTTAACGAGCGACTATACAAGTACATTCTGCCTTTTAATCCCAAGTTTCCCGAGGACTACAATGGGCCCATTGTGGATAA GTACCTGGCCATGAAATTCCAGGAAATGGAGGAAAAGATGCGTCAGGAGAAACAACGCAAGGCTACACAGCAGGCGGAGAAACCCATAGATCCTACATCCACTCCTTCGCTGCCCAAAAATCACAAGCCCGAACCAAAGCATGGTAGTGGAATTAATGCCCAGGTTTATGAGCAAAGCTCCGAGAGAAATTTGCTTATCGATGATGAAATAGACGACATATCAGAGCGAGGAACCTACGACACATACGAACAATCAGCACCCACAACAATAATGGCACCCACGAGCACGCAGGACACCCAATCCTATGTCCTCAAACCTATCGTAGTGTCCTCCACTCCACAACCACAGCCAGAGGTTGACTTCGAAGTGGAACCAACCGCTCCGGAAAGCAGTGAAGAGGAGGATAAGCTGCAAAATTTGAAGGACACAAAGGACGCTGAGAAAACAGGGCGGGAAACCACCAAAGTAAGCGTTGAAAAGCTGGAGGTGATTGAGATTAAAACGGATGGAAATACTGGACAACTGATGCCCATCAAGGATACTAGCAAATGA
- the LOC128252975 gene encoding U-Kazal-Dg21.2: MHGSSHLTLTLTLAFVLIFLGCTQAQGGDLFRCNVQYKCSDEKELVWAMADERCHVFHNKCLLKVEQCSRKNSGKSELIETTSDICKPSCTKICPDVYSPVCAQIFQEEYITFSNECEMRNYICSNERPYSYFAIGECVEQPAG, translated from the exons ATGCACGGAAGCAGCCACCTGACTTTGACCTTGACTTTGGCCTTCGTGCTCATTTTCCTTGGGTGCACCCAAGCCCAAGGGGGTGACCTCTTCCGGTGCAATGTGCAGTACAAATGCTCGGATGAAAAAGAGTTGGTTTGGGCCATGGCCGACGAACGATGCCACGTGTTCCACAACAAGTGCCTTCTGAAAGTAGAGCAGTGTTCCCGCAAAAATAGTGGAAAATCGGAGCTGATTGAAACCACCAGTGATATCTGCAAGCCAAGTTGCACAAAAATCTGCCCGGATGTCTACAGTCCGGTGTGTGCGCAGATCTTCCAGGAGGAGTATATTACCTTTAGCAATGAGTGCGAAATGCGCAACTATATTTGCAGCAACGAAAGGC CCTATTCCTATTTTGCGATCGGAGAATGCGTTGAGCAACCAGCTGGCTGA
- the LOC128252972 gene encoding testis-specific serine/threonine-protein kinase 1 gives MSKFSSNAGNRQLSTRSSDVDALAQRGYNVGHKIGEGSYATVITAGYADDAGHGVHLACKIIDKAKAPTDFVNKFFPRELEILTKIDHTNIIQIHSILQRGPKIFIFMRYAENGDLLSHIKKTGPIDEKQSKIWFLQMAKALKYLHNLDIAHRDLKCENILLSKRLNIKLADFGFARYCRDDSGREMKSETYCGSAAYAAPEVVCGRPYDPKLADAWSLGVILFIMMNAKMPYDDSNLTKLLEDQRNRKFAFRRKLQDLISAQAKATVSVLLEPDALARWNLREILNCAWLRSVEDSQPASP, from the coding sequence ATGTCCAAATTTAGCTCCAACGCTGGGAACCGCCAGTTGAGTACGCGCAGCTCGGATGTGGATGCACTGGCTCAGCGGGGCTACAATGTGGGTCACAAGATTGGAGAAGGATCGTATGCCACTGTCATTACAGCCGGGTATGCCGATGATGCCGGACACGGCGTACATTTGGCCTGCAAAATCATCGACAAGGCCAAGGCGCCCACCGATTTCGTGAACAAGTTCTTTCCGCGCGAACTGGAGATCCTCACCAAAATCGATCATACCAACATTATACAGATCCACAGTATCCTGCAGCGCGGTCCTAAGATCTTCATCTTCATGCGCTATGCGGAGAACGGAGATTTGCTGTCGCACATCAAGAAAACGGGTCCCATCGATGAGAAGCAGTCGAAGATCTGGTTTCTGCAGATGGCCAAGGCACTGAAGTATCTGCACAACCTGGACATCGCCCATCGGGATTTGAAGTGCGAGAACATCCTTCTCTCCAAGCGGCTCAACATCAAGCTGGCCGACTTCGGGTTCGCTCGCTATTGTCGCGACGACAGTGGGCGGGAGATGAAATCGGAGACGTACTGCGGATCGGCTGCCTATGCCGCACCGGAAGTGGTTTGCGGACGACCCTACGACCCCAAATTGGCAGACGCCTGGTCCCTGGGCGTCATCCTGTTCATCATGATGAATGCCAAGATGCCGTACGATGACAGCAACTTGACCAAATTGCTGGAGGACCAGCGCAACCGCAAGTTTGCCTTCCGCCGGAAGCTGCAGGATTTGATTTCAGCCCAGGCGAAGGCTACAGTTTCGGTGCTTCTGGAGCCAGATGCGCTGGCCCGCTGGAATTTGCGCGAAATCCTCAACTGCGCCTGGCTGCGATCCGTCGAAGACTCGCAGCCAGCTTCACCCTAA